The proteins below are encoded in one region of Clostridium estertheticum:
- a CDS encoding response regulator, whose product MIENLLKILVCDDSMLIRKKLKEVLKSCGCNNILEASNGQEAVDSYKENNPDLVFMDIIMPFKNGIEAVKEIIEFDNDAKVVMASSAGTKEHVKVAIKAGAFEFVQKPWEKEQINKILLNLK is encoded by the coding sequence GTGATAGAAAATTTGCTAAAAATATTGGTTTGTGATGATTCTATGCTAATTAGAAAAAAATTGAAAGAGGTATTAAAAAGTTGTGGTTGTAATAATATTTTAGAAGCATCTAATGGGCAAGAGGCCGTAGATAGTTACAAAGAGAATAATCCAGATTTAGTATTTATGGATATCATTATGCCTTTTAAAAATGGAATTGAGGCTGTTAAAGAAATAATAGAATTTGATAATGACGCAAAGGTAGTAATGGCATCTTCAGCTGGAACAAAAGAACATGTAAAGGTTGCGATAAAAGCAGGAGCATTTGAATTTGTTCAAAAGCCTTGGGAAAAGGAACAAATTAATAAAATTCTTCTTAATCTAAAATAA
- a CDS encoding amidase domain-containing protein yields the protein MPSKYDRKLATSYAVKYALEANKRYKFYEFVNGNGGDCTNFVSQCLMAGGATMDYNNVRPWWYDGRGNASICWAVANSLFWYLKTNQKLNRNVIKGLEVEDLSKLEIGDVVFYENHSNSIFHAAIITSFIDEAGIHEPRISQHSYNQINETYVKNYNYKKAHFLKITL from the coding sequence ATGCCAAGCAAATATGATAGAAAACTAGCAACAAGTTATGCGGTGAAGTACGCTCTTGAGGCAAATAAAAGATATAAGTTCTATGAATTTGTTAATGGAAATGGGGGGGATTGTACTAATTTCGTTTCTCAGTGTTTAATGGCAGGGGGAGCAACAATGGATTACAATAACGTTAGACCTTGGTGGTATGATGGGAGAGGTAACGCCTCAATTTGTTGGGCTGTTGCTAATTCACTGTTCTGGTATTTAAAAACGAATCAAAAACTAAATAGAAATGTTATTAAGGGTTTAGAGGTAGAGGACTTAAGTAAACTTGAAATTGGAGATGTAGTATTTTACGAAAACCATAGTAATTCTATTTTTCATGCAGCAATAATAACATCATTTATAGACGAGGCTGGAATTCATGAACCTCGCATATCTCAACATTCATATAATCAGATTAATGAAACATATGTAAAAAATTATAATTATAAAAAAGCACATTTTCTTAAAATTACATTATAA